The genome window ACCGGGCCATCGTGGGCCTGCTGCTGCCGGGCGACCTGTGCGACCTGCACATCGCGATCCTGGGGCGGATGGACCACAACATTTCGGCCCTGTCGGACTGCCGGATCGTCGACATCCCGCATCGCACGGTGGTGGAGATGACCTCCAGCTCGCGGCGGCTGGCGATGGCGCTGTGGTGGGCGACGCTGGTCGACGAGGCGATCCTGCGCGAATGGCTGGTGGGCCTGGGACGGCGCCGGGCGGACCGGCGCGCGGCGCATCTGCTGTGCGAGATCCTGGCGCGGCTGGAGGCGGTGGGGCGCGGTCAGGACCGGGTCGTGCCGCTTGGGCACCAGCAATTGGCCGATGTGCTGGGGATCACCTCGGTCCATCTGCACCGGGTGCTGGGAACGCTGAAATCGCAGGGGCTGATCGTGCAGCAGGATCGCCGCATCGTCGTGAACGACGTCGCGGCGCTGCGCGAATACGGTCAGTTCGATCCCGACTACCTGCACCGCGACGACAATCTCAGTCCGCTGGCCGAATGGATGCTGGCGGGCTGATCGCGCGTCCGGTCCGGGTTCAGCCGAACAGCAGCTTGGCGCAGCGCTTCAGGTCGACGGGCTTCTCGCACAGCGGGATGTCGCGATAGGGGGCGGCGATGGTGGTGCGGTCGTATCCCGAGGCGAAGACCACCGGCACGCCCCGCGCCCGCAGCCGGTCCACCACGTCATAGGACATGGTGCCGCCCAGGTTGATGTCCACCACCGCGCCGTCCAGCCGTTGCGTCCGCGCGATCAGGCCAAGCGCATGGTCGATGCTGGCCGCCGGCCCCACCACCTGCGCCCCCGCCGATCCGAACGAAGTCGCCAAGTCGTCGGCGGCGAAGTAGTCGTCCTCGACCAGCAGGATATGGCGGCCCGACAGCTGCGGCGCGGTCACGAGGCCATCTCCGCCATCCGCGGCCGGTCCAGCGGCAGGTCGATGCTGCAATCCAGGCAATCCGCGCCCCAGGTGATAGCTGGTCAGCGCGCCCAGGCTGTAGGGCAGGGCCTTCTCGATCAGGCGCCGGCCATAGCCGCCGTCCGAGGTCTCGGCCTCGACGGGACCGCGCAGGATGCCCTCGTCGTGCCAGTCGATCATCAGGCGGCGGCCCGTCTCGCCCTCCTCGACCCGCCAGCGGACGTTCAGCCTCCCGCCGCAGCCCGACAGCGCGCCGTATTTGCGGGCATTGGTGGCCAGCTCGTGCAGGCCCAGGGCCAGGGTCTGGACCAGCGTCGGGCGGATGCGGACCTGGGGGCCGTCCAAGCGGACCGCCTCGCCCTCCTTGGCGCCAAGCGCGTCCAGTTCCAGCCGCAGCAGGGCGCGCAGGGTGATGGGTTCCTGTTCGGCCCGCGACAGCAGGCCCTGCACCCGCGACAGCGCCGACAGGCGGTCGTTGAAGCGGTCGAGGAAGGCCGGCGTCGGGCCGGTGCCCGCCATGGTCTGGGTGGCGATGGACCGGACCACGCTGATCAGGTTGCGGGTGCGGTGCTGCAATTCGGCGACCCAGCACGCTCTGGCGTTCATGCGCTTCCTTCTGGGCCTGCACCTCGGTCGAGGTGCCCAGCCATTCGGTGATGCGGCCGGTCTTGTCGCGCACCGGGCTGGACCGGGTGCGGTGCCACAGATAGGCCTTGTCGGTGCTGCGGCGGATGCGGAATTCGGTGTCCAGCAGGCCCTCGACCCGCGCCCGGTCCCAGGCCAGCATCGCCCGGTCGCGGTCGTCGGGATGCACGACATCCAGCCAGCCCCATTGGCAGGCCTGATCCTGCGACTGCCCGGTGAAGGACATCCATTGCGGGCTGGCCCAGATCCAGTGCCCGCGGTCATGGGACCGCCAGACCAGCTGGGGGATGCCCTCCATCAGCGTGCGCAGCGATTCGTCGGCCTTGTGGCGTTCGGTGACGTCCTGGCCGATCTTGACGAAGCCGGTCAGCATGCCCTGGCGGTCGTGCAGCGCGCGCACCACGCCCTCGATGAAGACGCGCGAGCCGTCCTTGCACAGATGCTCGCGCATGTTCAGCGCCGAGCCGTTGCGGCTGGCCGCGTCGATGTCCCGGTGCGGCTGGCCGATCTTGCGATCCTCGGGGGTATAGACCAGCGCGCCGGGCCGGCCCACCGCCTCCTCGGCGGTCCAGCCGAAGACCCTCTGGGCGCCGGGCAGCCAGTCGGTGACGATGTCGTCGGGATCGGTCACGAAGATCGCGTAGTCGGTGATCGATTCGACCGTCAGGCGAAAGC of Paracoccus liaowanqingii contains these proteins:
- a CDS encoding Crp/Fnr family transcriptional regulator produces the protein MTDNLLARKLGQVVQLSAADLALLDGLSERSYTVGSGEDIIKQGDEPRYVHLVLDGIVCRNKVLPNGDRAIVGLLLPGDLCDLHIAILGRMDHNISALSDCRIVDIPHRTVVEMTSSSRRLAMALWWATLVDEAILREWLVGLGRRRADRRAAHLLCEILARLEAVGRGQDRVVPLGHQQLADVLGITSVHLHRVLGTLKSQGLIVQQDRRIVVNDVAALREYGQFDPDYLHRDDNLSPLAEWMLAG
- a CDS encoding HWE histidine kinase domain-containing protein produces the protein MNARACWVAELQHRTRNLISVVRSIATQTMAGTGPTPAFLDRFNDRLSALSRVQGLLSRAEQEPITLRALLRLELDALGAKEGEAVRLDGPQVRIRPTLVQTLALGLHELATNARKYGALSGCGGRLNVRWRVEEGETGRRLMIDWHDEGILRGPVEAETSDGGYGRRLIEKALPYSLGALTSYHLGRGLPGLQHRPAAGPAADGGDGLVTAPQLSGRHILLVEDDYFAADDLATSFGSAGAQVVGPAASIDHALGLIARTQRLDGAVVDINLGGTMSYDVVDRLRARGVPVVFASGYDRTTIAAPYRDIPLCEKPVDLKRCAKLLFG